A genomic window from Candidatus Thiocaldithrix dubininis includes:
- a CDS encoding c-type cytochrome has protein sequence MKQLTMGATVLLVAASLLSACGDEKKETTTKVEVTTTTSQEGMSGMSGMSGMSGMAAQEGMSGMSGMAAQEGMSGMSGMAAQEGMSGMSGMSGMSGMAAQEGMSGMSGMAAQEGMSGMSGMTADAAPAGKVDGEKVYKALCFSCHDMGIAGAPKLGDKTEWDPRIAKGMDALYTSALKGKNDVPGKVMPAKGGNPALSDDEVKASVDFMVSKAK, from the coding sequence ATGAAACAATTAACAATGGGGGCTACTGTTTTATTAGTAGCAGCAAGCTTATTAAGCGCTTGTGGTGATGAGAAAAAAGAAACCACTACCAAAGTTGAAGTTACCACTACAACTAGCCAAGAGGGTATGAGTGGTATGTCCGGTATGAGCGGCATGTCGGGTATGGCAGCCCAAGAAGGTATGAGCGGTATGTCCGGTATGGCGGCTCAAGAAGGCATGAGCGGTATGTCCGGTATGGCGGCTCAAGAAGGCATGAGTGGCATGTCGGGTATGAGCGGTATGTCTGGCATGGCAGCTCAAGAAGGTATGAGCGGTATGTCTGGCATGGCAGCTCAAGAAGGCATGAGCGGTATGTCCGGTATGACGGCAGATGCTGCACCTGCTGGTAAAGTAGATGGTGAAAAAGTTTATAAAGCGCTGTGCTTTAGTTGTCATGATATGGGTATTGCAGGTGCACCTAAATTAGGCGACAAAACCGAGTGGGATCCACGCATTGCTAAAGGTATGGATGCACTTTATACCTCAGCTTTAAAAGGCAAAAACGACGTTCCGGGTAAAGTAATGCCAGCTAAAGGCGGCAACCCGGCGTTATCAGATGATGAAGTCAAAGCGTCAGTTGATTTCATGGTAAGCAAAGCAAAATAA
- a CDS encoding DUF4350 domain-containing protein, producing MNNFQKVFFAAVSILFLIGGTLWFHNNYELKDIEEYTGFRGEARSNHLFAARVFLKRMGIPAEKKDGLFKLPSTDSVILIDTERATLPQKTLDELMRWVKRGGHLIIRARTPDFESTDANEDSTNSEGKADKAKKNEVTLLPNFKPDFFEKALGIRLFSSVTIDEEELPIKVQLPERKQALDLDLDFFYPLQASHKADYQQAYKKKVFWHEERVENGRISLLASLDFLGNSALDKADHAELLWYLVHRQHEQPQAVWLIHQDDMPPLWQLLWKHAWPFVIAVLLLVPLTIWAYSPRFGPSQPTPPPHRRRILEHIEASGLFMWKRFTQQHDTHYQAFADAVKQLSRSRNTNEL from the coding sequence ATGAATAATTTTCAGAAAGTATTTTTTGCCGCTGTTAGTATTTTATTTTTAATCGGCGGCACGTTGTGGTTTCACAATAACTATGAACTAAAAGACATTGAAGAATATACCGGCTTTCGTGGTGAAGCAAGAAGCAATCATTTATTTGCGGCGCGTGTTTTCTTAAAACGCATGGGAATTCCAGCAGAAAAAAAAGACGGTTTATTTAAACTACCCAGTACCGATAGCGTTATTTTAATTGATACAGAACGGGCTACTTTGCCACAAAAAACCCTAGATGAATTAATGCGATGGGTGAAAAGGGGTGGGCATCTAATTATTCGCGCTAGAACCCCCGACTTTGAAAGTACCGATGCAAACGAAGACTCCACTAATAGTGAAGGTAAAGCAGATAAAGCTAAGAAAAATGAGGTAACCCTATTACCCAACTTCAAACCTGATTTTTTTGAAAAAGCCTTAGGTATTCGTTTATTTTCTTCTGTTACTATAGATGAAGAAGAATTACCTATCAAAGTACAGTTACCTGAGCGTAAACAAGCCTTAGATCTGGATTTAGATTTCTTTTACCCGTTGCAAGCTAGCCACAAAGCAGATTATCAACAAGCTTATAAGAAAAAAGTATTTTGGCATGAAGAACGGGTCGAAAATGGGCGAATTAGTTTACTCGCCAGCTTAGATTTTTTAGGTAATAGTGCATTAGATAAGGCTGATCATGCTGAATTATTATGGTATTTAGTGCATCGGCAGCATGAACAGCCACAAGCGGTTTGGCTTATTCACCAAGATGACATGCCACCGTTGTGGCAATTATTATGGAAGCACGCTTGGCCATTCGTCATTGCTGTTTTACTACTAGTTCCCTTAACTATTTGGGCATACAGCCCACGCTTTGGCCCGTCACAACCCACACCGCCCCCGCACCGTCGGCGCATTTTAGAACACATTGAAGCCAGTGGTTTATTTATGTGGAAACGCTTTACGCAGCAACACGATACCCATTATCAAGCGTTTGCTGATGCTGTAAAACAATTATCCCGTTCAAGGAACACTAATGAACTCTAA
- a CDS encoding RDD family protein, with protein MRLDTIYTVNTPEGIALQLTPAGPVPRFLAWIVDLLLRTGIVLVLLIGLSLALGNTGRGIALIFAFFLEWFYPVYFELRKQGQTPGKKMMNLYVAHTDASPVSTSASIIRNLLRAVDFLPLMYGFGLASMLLNKRFQRLGDLAANTVVLYKPEPMRLVSQLEVDAIRPSTPLTLAEHQAIMLFAQRKQSLTPERLEELAQLTGPLVTQQTPATPYLLSIAQWLMGGKR; from the coding sequence ATGCGCCTAGATACTATTTACACCGTCAACACACCCGAGGGTATTGCTTTACAACTTACCCCCGCAGGCCCTGTTCCACGCTTTTTAGCTTGGATAGTCGATTTATTACTACGCACTGGCATTGTCTTGGTTTTATTAATTGGCTTGAGTTTAGCACTCGGCAATACTGGGCGCGGCATTGCGCTAATTTTTGCGTTTTTCTTAGAATGGTTTTATCCGGTGTATTTTGAATTGCGTAAACAAGGGCAAACACCGGGTAAGAAAATGATGAATTTATATGTTGCGCATACGGATGCCAGCCCAGTGTCTACGTCTGCGTCTATTATTCGCAATTTATTACGCGCTGTGGATTTCTTACCGCTTATGTACGGCTTCGGCTTAGCCAGCATGTTATTAAACAAGCGTTTCCAGCGCTTAGGTGATCTAGCGGCGAATACGGTGGTGTTATATAAGCCCGAACCGATGCGTTTAGTCAGTCAATTAGAGGTTGATGCAATCCGCCCCAGCACGCCGTTAACCTTAGCTGAGCATCAAGCGATTATGTTATTTGCGCAGCGTAAGCAAAGCTTAACGCCCGAACGCTTAGAAGAATTAGCACAACTTACCGGACCTTTAGTCACACAACAGACACCAGCAACCCCATATTTATTAAGCATTGCACAATGGTTAATGGGTGGTAAACGATGA
- the mscL gene encoding large-conductance mechanosensitive channel protein MscL codes for MSFLSEFKEFAMKGNVVDLAVGVIIGGAFGKIVSSLVEDVIMPIFGVAVGGVNFTDLAITLQAAHGDTPAVVLKYGVFLQSVFNFLIIAFSIFVVIKLMNKMKRKEEALPDPVVPPTKEEVLLTEIRDILRTK; via the coding sequence ATGAGTTTTTTAAGTGAATTTAAAGAATTCGCAATGAAGGGCAATGTTGTTGATTTGGCTGTGGGTGTAATTATCGGCGGTGCATTTGGCAAAATCGTCTCTTCTTTAGTCGAAGATGTCATTATGCCTATTTTTGGTGTAGCCGTCGGTGGGGTAAATTTCACAGACTTAGCGATTACCTTACAAGCGGCACACGGTGATACTCCCGCAGTCGTTTTAAAATATGGCGTATTCCTGCAATCGGTTTTCAACTTCCTTATTATTGCGTTCTCGATCTTTGTAGTGATCAAACTAATGAACAAAATGAAACGTAAAGAAGAAGCATTGCCAGACCCTGTTGTTCCGCCCACTAAAGAAGAAGTTTTATTGACTGAGATTCGCGATATTTTAAGAACCAAATAA
- a CDS encoding FAD-binding oxidoreductase: MPPIYSADRRQFLKQTLAVLASTSGLYSLSSIGLAENLPNNANVRFLTRNDKDYLKHRQIFNKRITAMPKVIAVCANEQGVQAAINYAKSQQLQVAIKSGGHSFEGFSTNDNGLMLDLSAMNTMRYDKANQHLVIQPGAKLGKVYEYLNQYGRLIPAGSCAGVGVAGLTLGGGYGFFGRQLGLTCDSLLRVKLVDGQGNLHDSTNEPDLLWACKGGGNGNFGVVTELEFITHPAPKTFSSYRYKYRNLNASKAVSLAERWFKLMASLPNTAYSSWVLNGKNLTILLTDTAPTANAALKAILTALSKDASDIMSPRKDVFLAGIQRYRGGTDPIYFKNVSAGYYADYTSIQTALPEVCQKIISSKLTTLLQINTLGGMINNSEQESKAAYPHRQYAFLGELQTYYDKASQTPIAESIVTEIQSLFRKVGINAHYRNYPDIGIKEWQKAYYGNNYLKLQGLKRKWDPQDRIHHPQSVRL, translated from the coding sequence ATGCCCCCCATTTACTCCGCTGACCGCCGCCAATTTCTTAAACAAACCTTAGCCGTTCTTGCCAGTACTAGTGGGCTTTATAGCCTTAGTTCTATAGGGCTAGCTGAAAACTTGCCTAATAATGCCAATGTGCGTTTTCTAACACGTAATGACAAAGACTATTTAAAGCACCGTCAAATTTTTAATAAGCGCATTACGGCGATGCCCAAAGTAATTGCCGTTTGCGCTAATGAACAAGGCGTACAAGCTGCGATTAATTATGCAAAATCCCAACAATTACAAGTCGCTATAAAAAGTGGTGGGCATAGTTTTGAAGGCTTTTCCACGAATGATAATGGGTTAATGTTGGATTTATCCGCCATGAATACGATGCGCTATGATAAAGCTAACCAACATTTAGTGATTCAACCCGGAGCAAAATTAGGTAAGGTCTATGAATATCTGAATCAATACGGACGTTTAATTCCAGCCGGTTCGTGTGCAGGTGTTGGCGTAGCAGGTTTAACCTTAGGCGGTGGTTATGGTTTTTTTGGACGGCAATTAGGTTTAACCTGTGATAGTTTATTGCGAGTCAAATTAGTCGATGGGCAAGGCAATCTACACGATTCCACTAATGAACCGGATTTATTATGGGCTTGTAAAGGCGGCGGTAATGGCAATTTTGGGGTAGTAACAGAGCTCGAATTTATAACGCACCCTGCTCCCAAAACTTTTAGCAGCTACCGCTATAAATACCGTAACTTAAACGCTAGCAAAGCGGTAAGCTTAGCCGAACGCTGGTTTAAACTCATGGCAAGTTTACCTAATACTGCCTATTCATCATGGGTTTTAAACGGTAAAAATCTCACCATTTTATTAACCGATACAGCTCCTACTGCAAATGCAGCACTCAAAGCAATATTAACCGCCTTAAGTAAAGATGCTAGTGACATTATGTCACCTCGCAAAGATGTATTTTTGGCCGGTATTCAGCGTTATCGTGGCGGTACTGACCCTATTTATTTCAAAAATGTATCAGCGGGGTATTATGCTGATTACACCAGTATTCAAACGGCGCTACCTGAAGTATGTCAAAAAATTATTAGCTCTAAATTAACTACCTTATTACAAATCAATACATTAGGTGGCATGATTAATAATAGCGAGCAAGAATCGAAAGCGGCTTATCCGCATCGCCAATATGCCTTTTTAGGTGAACTGCAAACCTATTACGATAAAGCCAGCCAAACACCAATAGCCGAAAGTATTGTTACGGAGATTCAAAGCTTATTTAGAAAAGTGGGGATCAATGCACATTATCGCAACTACCCTGATATAGGTATTAAAGAATGGCAAAAGGCGTATTACGGTAATAATTACCTTAAATTACAAGGCTTGAAGCGCAAGTGGGATCCACAAGATAGAATTCATCACCCGCAAAGTGTCAGGCTCTAA
- a CDS encoding DUF58 domain-containing protein yields the protein MIIPARRLFYLVGLNAGLGLVASVYPEALPFWYGVAGFSVLLSLIDAISVVREPAIEAQRFVPHSLPLGIKRVIRLHLVNHSKRRLDLQLFDHYPLEVTATGFPLAVSLNPQQFVDAYYEITAIERGKLSFPTLQMRVLSPQKLWWHDRKLALLSEVKVYPNFAAVAQYALLAVDNHLSHLGIMKKRRRGEGQDFHQLREYREGDSLRQIDWKASARMRKPISREYQDERDQEIIFMLDCGHRMLAKDDALSHFDHTLNAILLVTYVALKQGDAVGLGTFAGTSRWLPAHKGMHNVQHMLNTLYDIQPTTQAPDYAQAATELLVRQKKRSLVILLTNLRDEDLDDLLPAVHLLRKRHLVLLASMREQAIDNALENPLDTTEDVLKRAALEHYIKQRELSLERIRAAGIRCLDVSPPHLSVQLINQYLDIKRSGLL from the coding sequence ATGATTATCCCAGCGCGTCGTTTATTCTATTTAGTGGGACTTAATGCAGGGTTAGGCTTAGTAGCCAGTGTTTATCCAGAGGCTTTACCGTTTTGGTACGGTGTAGCGGGCTTTAGTGTATTGCTAAGTCTGATAGATGCAATTAGCGTAGTCCGAGAACCTGCGATTGAAGCACAACGTTTTGTACCGCATTCGTTGCCACTGGGTATTAAGCGGGTAATTCGTTTGCATTTAGTCAACCACAGCAAACGTAGACTCGATTTACAACTGTTTGATCATTATCCCTTGGAAGTTACCGCCACGGGTTTTCCATTAGCGGTAAGTTTAAACCCGCAACAATTTGTCGACGCGTATTATGAAATCACGGCGATTGAACGCGGCAAGCTGAGTTTCCCCACCTTACAAATGCGGGTATTGTCACCGCAAAAACTCTGGTGGCACGACCGTAAATTGGCGCTGTTATCCGAAGTGAAGGTGTATCCCAACTTTGCAGCGGTTGCGCAATACGCCTTACTAGCCGTGGATAATCATCTCAGCCATTTAGGTATTATGAAAAAGCGCCGACGCGGCGAAGGTCAAGATTTTCACCAGTTACGCGAATATCGCGAAGGCGACAGTTTACGGCAAATCGACTGGAAAGCCTCGGCACGCATGCGCAAACCCATCTCGCGTGAATACCAAGATGAACGCGATCAAGAAATCATTTTTATGCTGGATTGCGGTCATCGCATGTTGGCAAAAGATGATGCACTTTCGCATTTTGATCACACCTTAAACGCTATTTTATTAGTCACCTATGTAGCGCTTAAACAAGGGGATGCGGTAGGTTTAGGTACGTTTGCCGGTACAAGCCGTTGGTTGCCTGCACACAAGGGTATGCATAATGTGCAACATATGCTGAATACTTTGTACGATATTCAACCCACGACGCAAGCGCCAGATTACGCACAAGCAGCCACTGAGCTATTAGTACGCCAAAAAAAGCGGTCGTTAGTCATTTTATTAACGAATTTGCGCGACGAAGATTTAGATGACTTATTGCCTGCGGTGCATTTATTGCGCAAGCGTCACTTGGTTCTATTAGCCAGTATGCGGGAGCAAGCCATTGATAATGCGCTAGAAAATCCGTTAGACACCACGGAAGATGTGTTGAAGCGCGCAGCACTAGAACACTATATCAAACAGCGCGAATTGTCTTTAGAACGGATTCGCGCTGCGGGGATTCGCTGTTTGGATGTCTCGCCACCCCACTTATCAGTGCAACTGATTAATCAGTATTTAGACATCAAACGTAGCGGTTTATTGTAA
- a CDS encoding MoxR family ATPase produces the protein MNSNTLTLEQANHLIGQIRTEVGKALIGQAPVIHETLVALLAGGHVLIEGVPGLGKTLLVRALAKTINGQFARIQFTPDLMPADISGHVMLDMQNQTFNVRKGPVFTHLLLADEINRAPAKTQSALLEVMQEQQVTIEGKSYSVPLPFMTLATQNPLEQEGTYPLPEAQLDRFLLKVYIDYPSISEETDMVAVVTNNQIGDRFNLNNLQTIANPEQVLAMQAVAANIGVDQAVIDYAVRITRATRQWQGIRVGAGPRGSIALIRAARANALLAGRDFVHPDDIKAISLPVLRHRISLAPEMELEGFNADQILSAILEKTEAPRK, from the coding sequence ATGAACTCTAATACGTTAACGCTTGAACAAGCTAATCATTTAATTGGGCAAATTCGCACAGAAGTTGGCAAGGCTTTAATTGGGCAAGCTCCGGTTATTCATGAAACCTTAGTTGCTTTATTAGCGGGTGGGCATGTACTGATTGAAGGTGTGCCCGGTTTGGGCAAGACCTTATTAGTACGCGCTTTAGCCAAAACCATTAATGGGCAATTTGCGCGTATTCAATTCACACCGGATTTAATGCCAGCGGATATTAGTGGGCATGTCATGTTGGATATGCAAAATCAGACTTTTAATGTACGCAAAGGTCCGGTCTTTACCCATTTATTGCTGGCGGATGAAATCAACCGCGCCCCCGCTAAAACGCAATCGGCTTTGTTAGAAGTCATGCAAGAACAACAGGTTACCATTGAGGGTAAATCCTACTCTGTACCCTTACCGTTTATGACCTTGGCGACGCAAAACCCCTTAGAGCAGGAAGGCACGTATCCGTTACCCGAAGCGCAGCTCGACCGTTTTCTATTAAAAGTTTATATCGACTACCCTTCCATTAGCGAAGAAACCGATATGGTTGCGGTTGTGACTAATAATCAGATTGGTGACCGCTTCAATTTAAACAATCTGCAAACCATTGCTAATCCAGAACAGGTATTAGCCATGCAAGCGGTCGCCGCTAATATCGGGGTTGATCAAGCTGTGATTGATTATGCCGTGCGGATTACCCGTGCTACCCGTCAATGGCAAGGTATTCGTGTGGGTGCAGGCCCGCGCGGCAGTATTGCCTTAATTCGGGCGGCGCGGGCCAATGCTTTATTAGCCGGGCGTGATTTTGTGCATCCCGATGATATTAAAGCCATTAGCTTGCCTGTGTTACGCCATCGGATTTCCTTAGCACCTGAAATGGAATTAGAAGGCTTTAATGCTGACCAAATCCTAAGCGCGATTTTGGAAAAGACGGAAGCCCCGCGCAAATGA
- a CDS encoding stage II sporulation protein M: protein MKQEQFIQHYQALWQQLEAWLDYQVTTKTERARLKLEEPTLDFPQTYRQVCHHLALAQSRLYSPALIERLNQLVIRGHNVLYSSRLHFLHGLAEFYLRTLPQQVRRSYKAVLLSALLFFGSFGGMLAAIQIKPELVYAVVDPGTVATMESMYEPSRTNRLGREREADSDVLMFGHYIRNNTGIGFQCFAGGILYGIGSLFFLLFNGLYIGAIAGHLTQIGYIESFWGFVAGHSAFELTAIVLSGAAGFLLGKALIMPGRKSRALALRDESHNAILIVYGAMTLFIMAAFIEAFWSSQMWIPLTIKYGVGIGLWLLTLAYFMLMGRNSAQYEVSHAA, encoded by the coding sequence ATGAAACAAGAGCAATTTATCCAACATTATCAAGCCTTGTGGCAACAATTAGAAGCGTGGTTGGATTATCAAGTTACCACTAAAACGGAACGTGCTCGTTTAAAATTAGAAGAGCCAACCTTGGATTTTCCACAAACGTATCGGCAAGTTTGTCATCACCTGGCATTAGCGCAGTCCCGTTTATATAGCCCTGCCCTGATTGAGCGCCTCAATCAATTGGTAATTCGTGGGCATAATGTGCTGTATAGCTCACGCTTACATTTCTTACATGGGCTTGCCGAATTTTATTTACGCACCTTGCCACAGCAAGTACGCCGTTCGTATAAAGCGGTATTGCTGTCTGCTTTATTATTTTTTGGTAGCTTTGGTGGCATGCTTGCCGCGATTCAAATCAAACCCGAATTGGTTTATGCCGTCGTAGATCCCGGTACGGTTGCCACAATGGAAAGCATGTATGAACCTTCGCGTACCAACCGTTTAGGACGTGAACGGGAAGCCGATAGCGATGTGCTAATGTTTGGGCATTATATTCGTAATAATACTGGGATTGGTTTTCAGTGTTTTGCAGGCGGTATTTTATACGGCATTGGCAGTCTCTTTTTTCTCTTATTTAACGGTTTATATATAGGGGCCATTGCCGGGCATTTAACGCAGATCGGTTATATTGAAAGCTTTTGGGGCTTTGTTGCTGGGCATAGCGCATTTGAATTAACAGCCATTGTTTTATCTGGGGCAGCCGGATTTTTATTAGGCAAAGCTCTAATTATGCCGGGGCGTAAATCACGCGCATTAGCCTTACGTGATGAAAGCCATAACGCCATTTTAATTGTGTATGGTGCAATGACCTTATTCATTATGGCGGCTTTCATTGAAGCATTTTGGTCATCACAAATGTGGATACCCCTAACTATTAAATACGGTGTAGGTATTGGTCTATGGCTTTTAACCCTTGCCTATTTTATGTTAATGGGACGCAATAGCGCTCAGTATGAGGTTAGTCATGCGGCTTGA